In the genome of Lysobacter sp. BMK333-48F3, the window CGCGCCGCCATCGCGGAGACCGCGGCATGAGTTCGACCAAGAAGCGCGGCCTCGGCCGCGGCCTGGAAGCCCTGCTCGGCCCGAAGGCCGCCGCCGAAGCCCCGACCCTGGTCGAGGCCCAGCCCGGCGACCTGCTGCGCCACCTGCCGGTGGATTCGCTGAGCGCCGGCAAGTACCAGCCGCGCAAGCACTGGGACGAAGACAAGCTGGCCGAGCTGGCCGAGTCGATCAAGGCCCAGGGCGTGATCCAGCCCATCGTCGTGCGCGAGATCGGCGAGCGCGGCGGCCGCACCTACGAAATCATCGCCGGCGAACGCCGTTGGCGCGCCTCGCGCCTGGCCGGGCTGAGCGAGATCCCGGTGGTGATCCGCGAAGTCGACGACCGCACCGTGGTCGCGATGGCGCTGATCGAGAACATCCAGCGCGAAGACCTCAACCCGCTGGAAGAAGCCCAGGCGCTGACCCGCCTGATCGACGAGTTCGACCTGACCCACGCCCAGGCCGCCGAGGCCGTGGGCCGCTCGCGCGCGGCGGTGTCCAACCTGCTGCGCCTGCTCGAGCTGCCGTCCGAGATCCGGGTGCTGGTCGAGACCCGCGCCCTGGAGATGGGCCACGCCCGCGCCCTGCTGACCCTGGCCCCGCAGGCGGCGATCGCCCTGGCCCGCCAGGCCGCCGAAGCCGGCTGGTCGGTGCGCGACGTCGAGCACCGGGTGCAGCAGCTCGCCGCCGGCAAGATCCCCATCGGCGGCAAGCCCAAGCCGGCCAAGGCCAAGCCGCAGGCCGACATCCTGACCCTGGAGCGCGAGCTGTCGGAATCGCTCAACGCCAAGGTCAACGTGCTCCACGGCCGCGGCGGCAAGGGCCGCCTGGTGATCCACTACACCGACCTGGACTCGCTGGAAGGCGTGCTGGAAAAGCTGCGCGGCAAGGTCGAGGCCTGAACCCGTACCGCTACCGGGTCAGCCTGCGACTGCGGCATCCCGACGCCGACCTGGGCCCCTGGACCGAACGTCTCGAGCTCGATCCGGCGACCTGCCGGCACAGCCGCGCCGGCGATCCGCGCGCAACTCCGAACGGCCAGCCCCTATCCGGGACCTACCGCGAATCGCGCTGGAGCGCCGACCTCGCGCCGGGGCCGCAGCCACAGGACTCGCGGCTGCAGCCCCTGGAAGCGTTTCTGGCTGAGACGCTGCAGCGGCTGTCGTTGCGTGCCGAGGCCTTGCAGGCCTTGCGCGGGGACGGCGGCCGCGCCGGGTTCTTCATCGGCTTGTTCTGCGACGACGATTGCGGCCTGGAACTGGAGCCCGACCTGCTTGCCGCGGCGGCTCGGCTCGGGATCGGCCTGGACCTGGCCCTCTATCCTGGCCACCCGCCCGAAGACCGCGCAGCCGCCGCCGATTGAATCCGGCTCCGCGGCGGGGACGCGACGACGCGGCCCGAGCGCTTTTCTTGTGACCCCGACGCCGGAACCGGCGCCGTTATCCACTAAACTGGCGCCTCCGCAATCGCCGCCCGCCCAGCCGGATTTCCCTCCGGCCGGGCCTTGGGCGTCGCCGCTGCGACCGAACCCGACACCGAGAAGGAGATGCACATGAAATGGATGGCCGCCGCCGCACTGATGCTGGCACCGGTCCTGGCCTGGGCGCAGTCGAACGGGACCTGCCCCGAGCTCAACGATGCAAGCCTGAAATGGGGCCAGCGCCAGGGTGCCAACTACACCATCTGCTACCTCGAGCTGCCGTCCAGCCTCGGCACCGGCACCGGCCTGGGCGTGTACCTGGGCCAGCGCAGCTTCAAGCCGGCCAAGAAGGCGCGCGCCGAGAAGGGCACGGTCGGCACCCAGGCGGTGACCTGGCACAAGAAGGCGACCGTCGGCAACGCGCGTCCCTACTCGCGCGAGACCGTGGTCTCCCTGCCGGGCGAAAAGCCCAAGAGCAAGGTCAAGGTCTACGTCTGGATCGACGCCGCCAGCCAGGAACAGCTGGACGAGGCCTTCGGCCTGGCGAAGCAGATCTCGGCGCAATAAACCGCCGCCTGCCGCAATGCGGCAATCAGCAGTGAACTAGGCTTCAGGCGCCCGCGGCCAAGCTGCCGCGGGTGCTGCGACACGACCGCGTCTCGCGCCGCCTGCCCCGTCCCTCCCCATTCCGCCGCAGCTTCCATGACCATCCTCGTCACCGGCGCAGCCGGCTTCATCGGCGCCAACGTCTGCCGCGCCCTGCGCGCCCAGGGCCGCGCCGTCGTCGGCCTGGACAACTACAACGACTACTACGACCCCCAACTCAAGCGCGACCGCGTCGCCGCGCTGTGCCCGCAGGTCGACATCCGCCGCATCGACCTCGGCGACCGCGACGGCCTGGCCGCGCTGTTCGACGAGGTCCGCCCGGAGCGGGTGATCCACCTCGCCGCCCAGGCCGGGGTGCGCTATTCGCTGAGCAATCCGCACGCCTACGTCGACAGCAACCTGGTCGGCTTCGTCAACCTGCTCGAGCTATGCCGGCACCGCGGCGTGCAGCACCTGGCCTACGCCAGTTCCTCCTCGGTGTACGGCGACTCGGCGGTGCCGCCGTTCTCGGAAGACCAGCGCATCGACAAGCCGCGCTCGCTGTACGCGGCGACCAAGGCCGCCAACGAGCTGATGGCCTACACCTACGCCCAGCTGTACGGCCTGCGCGCCACCGGCCTGCGCTTCTTCACCGTCTACGGCCCCTGGGGCCGGCCGGACATGGCGCCGCTGCTGTTCTCGCGCGCGGTCCTGGCCGGACGGCCGATCGAGGTGTTCAACCACGGCAAGATGCGCCGCGACTTCACCTTCATCGACGACATCGTCGCCGGCGTGCTCGGCGCGCTCGACCATCCGCCCACCGAGACCCCGCCGCACCGGGTGTTCAACCTCGGCAACCACACCCCGGTCGAGCTGGAGCATTTCATCGGCGTGATCGAGGCCGCGGCCGGCAAGCCAGCGCAGAAGGTCTACCGGCCGATGCAGCCCGGCGACATGGTCGAGACCATGGCCGACACCGCCCGCGCCCAGGCCGCGTTCGGCTTCGAGCCGGCGACGTCGATCGAACGCGGACTGCCGCTTGTGGTCGAATGGTGCCGGACCTATTTCGGCGAGAATGCCTGAACCCGCGGCCCGGCCTGCTTCGCGGAAGGATCCGCCGGCCGGACCGCCTCACGGCGCGGCAACGTACCGCGCCGGTACGATTCGCCCCTCTCTCGCGGGAGCGGGCGGCCCATAAGAAAGGCCCGCGGCGGCCGCGGTTCCCGTTGCAGTAGACGGCCCCGGCCCCGAGCGCCCAACGCGAGTTTCCGAGCCATGACCCAATCGCCCCAGCTGTCCGTCGTCGTTCCGGTATTCAACGAGCAGGACAACGTCGCGCCGTTGATCGAGGAGATCACCACCGCCCTGCGCGGCCGCTCGCCTTCCGACGGCGGCGACTTCGAGATCGTCTACATCGACGACCACTCGCGCGACGGCACCCTGGCCGCGCTGCAGGCGCTGAAGGCCGGCGTGCCCGAGCTGCGCGTGCTGCACCACGTGACCCAGAGCGGGCAGAGCACCGCGGTGCGCACCGGGGTCAAGGCCGCGCGCGGCGCCTGGATCGCGACCCTCGACGGCGACGGCCAGAACGATCCGGCCGACATCCCCAAGCTGCTGGCCAAGCGCGCCGAATCGGCGCCGGAGGTCAAGCTGTTCGCCGGCTGGCGGGTCAACCGCCAGGACTCGGGCAGCAAGCGCTGGGCCTCGAAGTGGGCCAACGCGATCCGCCGCCGCATGCTGCGCGACGACACCCCCGACACCGGCTGCGGGATCAAGCTGTTCGAACGCGCGGCCTTCCTCGAGCTGCCCTACTTCGACCACATGCACCGCTACCTGCCGGCGCTGATGCAGCGCGCCGGCTGGAAGACCCTGAGCGTGCCGGTCAACCACCGCGCGCGCGGCGCCGGCGTGTCCAAGTACAACAACCTCAACCGCGCCCTGGTCGGCATCGCCGACCTGCGCGGGGTGGCCTGGCTGATCCGCCGCGGCAAGGTCACCGCGGTGGTCGAACGCTGAAGGCGCCGCCATGGATGTCATGAATTCGCCGATCGAGTGGCTGGCCTGGACCGGCCTGCACATGTCGCCGTGGAAGCTGATCGGCCTGGTCGGCGCGCTGATGTTCGGCGGCCGCTGGCTGGTCCAGTTCGTCGCCAGCAAGCGCATGGGCAAGCCGGTGATCCCGCGCCTGTTCTGGTACATGAGCCTGGTCGGCAGCGCGATGACCCTGAGCTACTTCCTGTTCTCGCAGAAGCAGGACTCGGTCGGGGTGATCCAGAACCTGTTCCCGGCCTTCACCGCCGCCTACAGCCTGTACCTGGACATCAAGCACCGCGGCTGGCACCGGGACAAGGCCGGCCACTGAGGCCCGACGCTCAGTCCAGGTCCTCGCAGGCCGGCGGCAGCGCCACCCAGGGGTGGCGTCGCTCGCCGTATACCGAGACCGTCGGCGGCGGCGGAAACGCCGGATCGGCGAACGCGCCGGCCGCGACCAGGACGATCCCGGGCAGCGCGTCCGGCCGCCAGAACACGGTCGAGCCGCATTGCGGACAAAAGCCGAACCGGGCCAGGTTGCCGCTGTCGCCGGCCTGGGCGTAGCGGCTGAACCGGCCCCGGACCGCGATCGCGGCCTCGGGGAAGCGCACCTGATAGCTGAACGCGCTGCCGGTCCGGCGCTTGCACGCCAGGCAGTGGCAGATCGAGATCCGCAGCGGCTCGCCCTCGCAACTCAGGCTGAGCTGGCCGCAGGCGCAGGACGCTGTGCGACGGGTCATTGCCCCCTCCTCCGGGGCCGGATGGCCCGCGCTATGGCCGCACACCGGCGGCCGGACGCCAAGTGCTTGTTCCGGCGCGGATTTACCTGCATAATGCGCGGCTCGCTGTGTCCGGCGCATTCCTTGTGGATGCCCGGGCGGCCCCGGAAGTGCGATTCCGGCCGCCATGGTGCAGACGAGGTTTCCACCCGTATCGCGCGATGCCCCCGGGGCATCGGGGCCGCCGCCTCCCTGGCTAAGGGAAGCAACCAACCTTTTGAGGTGCGCAATGTCCCGCGTATGCCAAGTAACGGGCAAGCGAACGACGACCGGCAACAACGTCTCGCATGCCATGAACAAGACCCGCCGCCGTTTCCTCCCCAACCTGCACGAGCGCCGCTTCTGGGTCGCCAGTGAGAACCGTTGGGTGAAGCTGCGCGTTTCCGCCAATGCCCTGCGCACCATCGACAAGAACGGCATCGACGCCGTCCTCGCCGAGCTCCGCGCTCGCGGCGAAAAGATCTGAGGAGGAC includes:
- a CDS encoding GFA family protein, which codes for MTRRTASCACGQLSLSCEGEPLRISICHCLACKRRTGSAFSYQVRFPEAAIAVRGRFSRYAQAGDSGNLARFGFCPQCGSTVFWRPDALPGIVLVAAGAFADPAFPPPPTVSVYGERRHPWVALPPACEDLD
- a CDS encoding ParB/RepB/Spo0J family partition protein: MSSTKKRGLGRGLEALLGPKAAAEAPTLVEAQPGDLLRHLPVDSLSAGKYQPRKHWDEDKLAELAESIKAQGVIQPIVVREIGERGGRTYEIIAGERRWRASRLAGLSEIPVVIREVDDRTVVAMALIENIQREDLNPLEEAQALTRLIDEFDLTHAQAAEAVGRSRAAVSNLLRLLELPSEIRVLVETRALEMGHARALLTLAPQAAIALARQAAEAGWSVRDVEHRVQQLAAGKIPIGGKPKPAKAKPQADILTLERELSESLNAKVNVLHGRGGKGRLVIHYTDLDSLEGVLEKLRGKVEA
- a CDS encoding glycosyltransferase family 2 protein → MTQSPQLSVVVPVFNEQDNVAPLIEEITTALRGRSPSDGGDFEIVYIDDHSRDGTLAALQALKAGVPELRVLHHVTQSGQSTAVRTGVKAARGAWIATLDGDGQNDPADIPKLLAKRAESAPEVKLFAGWRVNRQDSGSKRWASKWANAIRRRMLRDDTPDTGCGIKLFERAAFLELPYFDHMHRYLPALMQRAGWKTLSVPVNHRARGAGVSKYNNLNRALVGIADLRGVAWLIRRGKVTAVVER
- a CDS encoding NAD-dependent epimerase/dehydratase family protein; amino-acid sequence: MTILVTGAAGFIGANVCRALRAQGRAVVGLDNYNDYYDPQLKRDRVAALCPQVDIRRIDLGDRDGLAALFDEVRPERVIHLAAQAGVRYSLSNPHAYVDSNLVGFVNLLELCRHRGVQHLAYASSSSVYGDSAVPPFSEDQRIDKPRSLYAATKAANELMAYTYAQLYGLRATGLRFFTVYGPWGRPDMAPLLFSRAVLAGRPIEVFNHGKMRRDFTFIDDIVAGVLGALDHPPTETPPHRVFNLGNHTPVELEHFIGVIEAAAGKPAQKVYRPMQPGDMVETMADTARAQAAFGFEPATSIERGLPLVVEWCRTYFGENA
- a CDS encoding lipid-A-disaccharide synthase N-terminal domain-containing protein — protein: MDVMNSPIEWLAWTGLHMSPWKLIGLVGALMFGGRWLVQFVASKRMGKPVIPRLFWYMSLVGSAMTLSYFLFSQKQDSVGVIQNLFPAFTAAYSLYLDIKHRGWHRDKAGH
- the rpmB gene encoding 50S ribosomal protein L28, encoding MSRVCQVTGKRTTTGNNVSHAMNKTRRRFLPNLHERRFWVASENRWVKLRVSANALRTIDKNGIDAVLAELRARGEKI